The nucleotide window AAGCGGATGGTGGTCGGTAGGGATGatgcaaaaaaaattgttataaaggAAAATAATACATGAATATAAAAACTGAGAAGTAGATATTTCCTTTTGAGGTAAGGAACTAAAACGCTGGAacattacaaataattttaaaatctatggAGAGCAATTTCCCTCTCTTTGGATTATGCAGATCAGCCATTTCTAGTGGTGATAGCTTCCAAAATTGCTAATTCAATTTTACTTGGGGTAACTTACATTTTAAATGTTGTAAAATCAACGGCTGGTCTCGGACACTGAAGGATTTATGGACCAAATGTTTAGAATTTAAAACGGTGCTCGTGGTTCAATGGTGATTAACTTGAGGGTAAAATCCAATACAGTAAAGTTATATGGATTTGAGTTTCTACTAAGGAATTAAATTTTAAGATCGCCAGAGACAATGAACCGACACGTGAACCAAAAATATAGGCTGTTAATACATGATTAGTCTAAACCTATTTCAGTGAAGACCAGTATACCgctgtataattaaaaaaaatgtttagaatttcttaaatttattaaaaaatctaaaatacttatttgAATTGTGAGAGAATTTTTACAAAGAAACATACTAATATTTGCAAATTTTTAGGAAAACCAAATAGTATTATGTGTATCGTTAAATATATGCAAGTCCTTTAAGTTTCTTATGAAGAACACTTAACTGATGACCATTTAAGAAACattagaaacaaataaaaaacaaatggagagaaataaaattaaaggaATGAGTGAGAATGAttgaataattttgttttgttattctctaaaaaaaagaataacaaggaatagaaaagaaaattaattctTTATGAGTGGCATGTTTTTgtagaaactataaaaaattgaaTGTTCATTCTCATTCTCTTGGTCACCAATCAcaatgttttgtattttttgttacatttggaaaaatagtaatatGACAAGgctcataaaaataaaaacagaaaatctATACGAGATTTTACGCACATCATCGGAGATCAAAGATGCTTATGGGCTAAACTCTAAATTAAAGATATAGTACATGATTTGAAAGAAGCTGTTACAAAGTATCTAAGTTCGTATCAACAAAGTCTCGAAAGACCATGATACTTTTATAGGATAAGGATTGTTTTACAAGGTGACCAAAAAAGGATAGTTTACAACAAATTATGATCTATTATAGTATAACAGAAGCCATGAATATTCAAAGAATTCTATCATCTTTACATGTCGAATATAAAGTTCTTATTTGGCTAATGAAGTACGTGAAGAGACCATAATACTACATAGGTATCAGCAGGCCCGGCTCAAGCTTAATAATGACCCGgtgccaaaaaaaaatttctagtaattgttaaaatattttgaaccTTTTTTCCAGAATTTAGGGTTTTAAAACCgcctaaattttttgaaaaatttgttGGGCCCTGTGCTTTTGCTCCACCAGCATTACCCTAGAACCGGGCCTGGGTATCAGTTGCAACAAACTCTTACATTTGGTGAAAATGTTGTTTACACAGACAAAACGACTGACTTTTACTACATTATAGAAGAATTTCGACGCTgtaaggatttttttttcaaattttggtaTTCAATATATTCTCATAGCATAAAACACAATGGCTAATAAAAGTGCACGGATTCTGATTTCAGATATCGTTTATGTTGATTGATTTCCATCTACAGTTAGTTTCtggattttaaatcttattagGAATAGTATAGTTTCctgtaaaaaaaagaaacttatatAACGAATTTAATGACaccaaataattttatgaataatatagcttcctgtaaaaaaaaaaacttatataacaCTCCAAATTTAATGACACCAAATAATTTTAGAAACCGcgtaaaaaaaatatccatTTCCTTTTTCGGGTTCCCTGCCTTTCTCGCTTCTAATTACCAACACACTTTCTCTtcttcattcttcttcttcctcaccaaaaaaaatcaaatcagatTCTCTAGTGTCTCTCCGAATCCCTAAATCAAAAGGCTATGCAGCAAGACCCGAACCCCAGACCCGCCACTGGGTATCCATACCCGTACCCTTACCCGAATCAACAACCCCCCGCATCCGCCAACGGTTACCCTCCCAACGCCTACCCATACCAAAACTACCACGCGCCTCACCCCGATCCACGCGCCCTCCTAATCCGCCGCCTCTTCATAGCCCTGATGGTCTCCATCCTCTTCTTCGGCCTCatcctcttcatcttcctcctcgTCGTCCGCCCCCAGCTCCCCACCGTCTACATCACCTCCCTCTCCGTCTCCGACTTCAACGTCTCCAACAACCAGCTCACCGGAAACTGGGACCTCCGCCTCCAGTTCCTAAACCCTAACTCCAAGATGTCGCTCTACTACGACACCGTCCTCTGCGCCGTCTACTACGGCGACGATTCCCTCTCCAAGACGCGGTTGCAGCCCTTCGACCAGGGGACCAAGGATCAGACCCCGATCAACGCGACGCTCTCCGTCTCCGGGACCTACGTGGAGGGAAAGCTGGCTGATTCGATCGGGAAAGAGAGAGCGGAGAAAGGAAGCGTGGAGTTCGATTTGAGGATGGTCTCTGTGGTTACTTTCCGGTACGGAGTGTACCGGAGGAGGAGGTACGTCAGGGTTTACTGTGATGACGTGGCGGTTGGTGTACCGGGGAGTAGTAGTTCGGGGAAGATGGTTGGGTCGGGGAAGAGATGCAATTCTTATTGACCTTTAGggatatttttacaattttaggGTGTGGTTTTAACCAATTCCTGCGGTTATTGAATGTATAAATCGACGATGGTCTTATCAATGTGGATGAAGGAATATTCATGtctgaagaaagaaagaaatgaaaTTTTCGGATAATGTCTTATTTTGTTGAGGATGAATGATTCTCTGTTTCATTGTTAAAGATGATTCTATTTCTTATCTTACCCTGTAATAAGGAATAAGATTGTGTGGCCTGGTTGAAGATAGTCAAACTTGAACGGTCTATGGAATGATTTTGGGTCTATTGAGTTATTATTTTAGAGTCAGTTTCTTTGACAATGTATCAAGTTGGATCGTTAGATTAAGTAATAGCCAATAGGGATATGCTTAGTCTTGTTGGAGAAGGCTGAGAAATTGTGGGTAATTATTGTTATTCAAGTAATGTTTTTTTGGTCGAGTTGTTATTTTGTTGCAAGGCCATGTTCTTGGTGACTCTAGTTGTGGTCATGATACGTTGTTGTgtgttttaattatatttactatatgGATATGCTGCTTGCTTCTGAATTTCGTATACATCTCTTTCGAACAGTGCTACTGTTGTTTTGGATTGGTGAGTAAGAGACCATGAGTTAAGAGATAATGTGTTCTGAATGGTTCTGGTTGCTTTGGTAAGATTCCAGGATCTTTCCTTTATTTTGCTGTATAAGCTGGATTTGTTTGATTTGTAACCACTGTCTTTAGCTTTCTAGAATATTTGAACAAGTAGTTGCTGGTGGGGTTTTATGTCTATCTTTCTGCATTATTTCATCTTTTACTCTCAAAATTTATACACTGCCTCTTAAAGAGGGTTCTATAAGATTTATGGGAGCATTTCTAACCATACTCCATATTTCACTATAAAATAGAGTTTGTAATAAGAAATGATTCAACCTTGCtctattttccattttttaatagattagtaAGTTTCTCTTATAAATTGagtaatgcttttattttttgttcactattttatttttcacaCCAAAACTAACCCATACGAACACAACCATACTTAGTATAAGTGGTGAAACGTTTATTCATAACAGGAACCATATCTGTAACATCTACCAAAATCCAAGTGTTTCAGTCATATGATTAGAGGCTCATAATCCAAGACTCAGAAAAATACTTACAGAGAGATGCTCATTCGGTTCAGGTCCTGCAGAGGTAGTGATGTGCCAAACCTGACACAGAAACAGAGTTACTAACAAAATGATGTGCTCGAGCAGGTCCTGCAGAGGTAGTGAGCTTCCGTCGTCCTGCACTTGTGATTTTGATGCACCAGGACAAGTGTTATACATCTGTGTctaataattatttagtttattaagTTTGCATATGTATAATTCGTATGTTAACTAAACAATTTCACATTTACATAATTATTCAAATCTTGATTTTAGTAAATTTCCAAAACCCTAGGTTTTCCGTTTTTACAATATAGTTCTCTTTTAAAGTCTTGATTTTAGAAGATTTCCTTAATCATCATTCTCCTCTACTCTCTAAAGCTTCTGAGTCTCTATATAAATCAGCGTGTCATAGTTATTACTTCAAAAACTACACAAAGTTCAATAAGAATTAAGAAGTTAGCTGACTTAAGGATCTAAACAATGTGGAAGctttttgccaaaaaaaaaccaACGAGGAAGCTGGAAGAAGGCGCATCGTTAAGCGTAAGTTATGAAGACATCCAACAAAAACGAGAACAAAAAATATTAGTCTGGTCTTGTGCCGCAGTGGGTTTACTACTACTTGGGCTTGTCGTCATCTTGACCCTTATCCATCCGCCTGTTCCACAGTTCATGCTTGACGACCTCTCCGTTGATCCCGTTTCAAACTCAAGTTTGGTGGTAAGCGTTTTGATTCTTTTTGTTAGCCTCATTCAACTCCCAAACACAACTAAACTGTCCAACCTTTGATTTTCCGATTCGTTTTTCTATTACAAAGAATAGCAATCTAACCAAAACTTATCTGGTTTGGTACGATTTGGTTATCCAAGACACTgtttaatcaaattaaaaatctTGTTATCTATCAAAACAGGTGAATCTGTCATCGACCAACCCAAGCTATACGACAGACATATACTACAGCAAGATGAGTGTAGGCGTACAGATCGAAGGAATTTTCCAGTCAGAGAGTGTTTTCTTGCAGAGCACGCTACAAAAGCCACATGAACGTACCCCGTGGACAGCGGTCGTAACAATCAATAAGACTAATGGGAGCTTGGGGATGAGGGACGGTACGATGAAAGTTGTTGCGCATGTAAATATTCTAGGCAAATTTGGGATCTTGAAGAATAGTTTAGTCGTGACTTGTCCTATTTTGAACGACTTGAAAGCTATAGTTTCAAAACCCTGTCAAGTCATTGATTAGAATCTATGTCAAcgttttcttttatgtttttactaacatatgtcTTATTTATTCAACAACCTCATTGCATGGTATtcaatataaaacatttatttgctTGGcttttttattacataataatttGAAGAAATAGTTAGtagaaacaatatttttttagatttctgTTTGAAATCCTACATTCTAGTTCAGAAAGTGATAAAGGGACCAACACTAGCTTTTAGTTTCtacttcaaatttttttaatagtttgaATGACATAtgtctcttatatattaatatacttgTCCTCTTTTATTCTCGATGTGAGATTGGTAAATCCTAAAtcacattttgttttgtttttagttcCATACCAATAACTTGGTTTTTTTTAACTTGGACATAATTCTCTTGTTATATTAGTTACCTTTGTTAGGTATACCAAATCTCATCACCATCTTGTCTTGATTACCTCTTTCTCTGTTCTCTGAATCGTTTTTCATGTTACTGCAATTTCTTATTCTTGCAATTAAATGTCTTCATCGAAATGGGAGAGATATAAAAGATGAACTATTTCTTTAGACATTGCAAGTTCTCCAAATCATGGCTACAATGCCATCCTGTATTAAATAGGGGTTATCTTGAATATGTCTCTCTGAAACGCATTTAGAACCGTTCGTTAACTCAGAGACAAGTTTTTCTAATAACACTGTGGAGTGTGTATACAAGCTATTCCAGAGGAACAAGTTTTTCCTCCATCTTTAATAGGATTGGCTAAAAGTGTTACATATCATGATCTAGTGCATCGTATATGGCCATGGACTCTCCTAGTTGTCTTCCCGATCTCTTTGAAGAGGAAATCATTTAATCATATTCTTAATTCCTTTTTTCGTAGTTGTGTGATTCGTAGAGTCATCTGTGCTGAGGTCTTGGCTTCCCAACATGTTGAATGTCTACTATAATTGACTTGAAGAAAGACCCTCATCGATGCAATGCTTCAAACTTCCTGAATCACTGTGTAAAAGAATCCAGTCGGCTCTGACCCGTTTCTGGTGGGATCCAAAGGCAGGAGTGCACGGAATGTCACTGATATCATGGGATACAATTATGAAATCTAAAAGAGATGGAGGCTTGGGCTTCAGAGACATACAAAGTTTTAATGATGCTCTTCTTACAAAAGTGAGTTGGCGTATTTTGACCTCCCCATCGTGTCTCCTAGCCCGTGTACTTTCTGGAAAATATTTCCATGATCAAGATTTTCTCAACGTCAAGGATCCAGCGGCCTGCTCCCATTGGCGGTGGACAGAATGTGTTAGCATGGCAGGAACCTTGGTTATTCACTAATGCTGTTGGTGTCCCAATGGGACTGATACCAAAACTTGATATGAACCTGAAAGTCTCAGAACTTTTCAAGCCACAAGCAAGAGAATGGGGTGAAAGGAAAGTCGAACAACATATCCCTCTACTGTCGGAAACTATCAGAACAATCAAGCCTAGCAAGTGGGGAGGTGTTGACAAACAAATCTGGCTCAAACAATCTTCAGGTAATTATTCTGCAAAGTCTGGATACTTTGCTGCACTAGAGAAAAATAAACCAAGGGTCCTAGCAACTCAAGCTTCTAATCAAGACTGGATCAATGATGTATGGAAAATACAAATGGCGCCTAAATTAAAGCTCCTCCCGTGGAAGACTTTACACGGAGCTCTACCTGTAGGAGAGCTGTTGGTTGCAAGACAAATTATACCTAGCTCAAAGTGCATCAGGTGTGATTGTTCCGAATCTATCCTCCACCTATTCTACCATTGTCTCTATGCACAAGAGGTATGGAAATTGGCACCTTATGCAGGAGGTTTTGATCCAACGCAAATTACTTCCTTTGAGATGGGCTGGAGAGTAGCCTTGAAGTCTATTGTCCTCCCCCCAACAGGACTCATCGATTGCCACCTTGCTccatggatcatctcttctATCTGGCCAGCAAGGAACCTGCTCATCTTCCAGAAACGCGAATTCACAGCTCAAGAAACGATAACAAAATCTATGTGACGCAAAAGAATGAAAGAAAGCCCAACCTGCTATGGTTCCCAAATGCAGGAAATCACAAGTTCCTCGATCATCAAGAGTCAAAGTTATTTGCAGGTCTGATGCGGTCTGGAAGAAGGAACTCAATGCTGCTGGTCTAGCGTGGACCTTCAGCCATGTTAGGAATGAGAGATTTTACTCTCACAGTGTTACTTGTGAGCTTGTGATCTCGTCTCTCGTGGCGGAGGGACTAGCAATGCGCTCGACAATGGAGCAAGCTATCGACCTACAATTGAGGACGGTGGTCTTTGAATCTGACTCCTTACAATTGGTGCCTGCGATTGAAGGGTCCTATGACTTCTCTGAACTCCATGGAATCATCTCGATATCCATCTCCTGTTTCAGGTAATatcaaatgaaaagaaaattatttacctCTGCATAACATGGTTAAAATCCTCAAATTCAATATCTCTATTTGGCTTAAATTACTTATTCCATCACAAAAGTACGTAACATGGTTAACGCTAGAGAGGataaattatatgatatttactGCATACAATCATCATCGCTCCAATCTTGGATATACAAGAAGATGATTTAACAGTCAATTATACTATACCTGGTATGAAGAATTATGGATGTAGCTATGTTGATCCTCTCCGCTGCTCATCCGGTACGAGTGAGAAGATGTTGACATTGCTCTAtgttgatggacacccacgagcTTAATCTCGCAATGTAAGATTTTCAATGTATATAAGCAAAGCAGTTGAAGCAACTTACATATTTAAACAAGGTT belongs to Brassica rapa cultivar Chiifu-401-42 chromosome A07, CAAS_Brap_v3.01, whole genome shotgun sequence and includes:
- the LOC103829659 gene encoding NDR1/HIN1-like protein 10, which produces MQQDPNPRPATGYPYPYPYPNQQPPASANGYPPNAYPYQNYHAPHPDPRALLIRRLFIALMVSILFFGLILFIFLLVVRPQLPTVYITSLSVSDFNVSNNQLTGNWDLRLQFLNPNSKMSLYYDTVLCAVYYGDDSLSKTRLQPFDQGTKDQTPINATLSVSGTYVEGKLADSIGKERAEKGSVEFDLRMVSVVTFRYGVYRRRRYVRVYCDDVAVGVPGSSSSGKMVGSGKRCNSY